Proteins encoded by one window of Mustela erminea isolate mMusErm1 chromosome 5, mMusErm1.Pri, whole genome shotgun sequence:
- the MKRN3 gene encoding probable E3 ubiquitin-protein ligase makorin-3 produces the protein MEEPAAPSEASEAPGASAGAEAAGEGASGPSLRTRPVFRQFSAAGPAPLRASRLRPAQAAGGGAGLSLLRGRSGGSWTKQVTCRYYLHGLCKEGENCRYSHDLSGRQVAREGPGPADPGPSTAAQAETLPQEVAEAPPAASSCSLPVIGLAAEGGSFEAGRDNAGLEAAGGAGAEGWENAIEFVPGQPYRGRMFPIVPSAPPQSSVTEREQIAVGRGPPLCRDAAMGQCFRGESCMYLHGEICDMCGRQVLHPLDPVQREDHIKACIEAHEEDMELSFAVQRSMDKVCGICMEVVYEKANPSDCRFGILSNCNHTYCLKCIRRWRTDKQFGNRIVKSCPQCRVTSNFVIPSEFWVEEEEEKQKLIQQYKEAMSNKTCRYFAESRGFCPFGENCFYKHADPEGPGEDPQRQGAGESGAHCSQLLEPTQVGEGEMPFKSGKKELVMLRLANLLFKCFLSLADDELSFSEDQWDLLHYELENFFQFESVALCCGMWSGVLRLCHPLLLVFCL, from the coding sequence ATGGAAgagcctgcagctccctctgaaGCCTCTGAGGCACCTGGGGCATCTGCGGGTGCCGAGGCAGCAGGGGAGGGTGCATCTGGGCCTTCCCTCCGCACGCGCCCGGTCTTCCGGCAATTTTCAGCTGCAGGTCCGGCCCCCCTCCGCGCGTCACGTCTGAGGCCTGCCcaggctgcagggggaggggctgggctcaGTCTCCTGCGGGGCCGGAGTGGTGGCAGCTGGACGAAGCAAGTCACCTGCAGGTATTATCTGCATGGGCTTTGCAAGGAGGGGGAGAACTGTCGTTACTCTCATGACCTCTCGGGCCGGCAGGTGGCCAGGGAGGGCCCTGGTCCTGCAGACCCAGGCCCTAGCACGGCTGCGCAAGCTGAGACCCTGCCTCAGGAAGTGGCGGAAGCCCCTCCCGCTGCATCCTCTTGCTCCTTGCCTGTGATTGGCTTGGCTGCTGAAGGGGGTTCCTTTGAAGCTGGGAGAGACAATGCAGGCCTTGAAGCTGCTGGAGGAGCAGGTGCGGAAGGCTGGGAGAATGCCATTGAGTTTGTTCCTGGGCAACCCTACCGGGGCCGCATGTTCCCTATTGTTCCCAGCGCTCCTCCACAGAGCTCAGTGACTGAGAGGGAACAGATTGCAGTGGGCAGGGGGCCGCCGCTTTGCCGGGATGCTGCAATGGGGCAGTGCTTTCGTGGGGAGAGCTGCATGTATCTCCATGGAGAGATATGCGATATGTGTGGGCGTCAGGTCTTGCACCCTCTGGATCCTGTGCAGAGGGAAGACCATATAAAGGCTTGCATTGAAGCACACGAGGAGGATATGGAACTCTCGTTTGCAGTGCAGCGAAGTATGGACAAAGTGTGTGGCATCTGCATGGAGGTTGTCTATGAGAAAGCCAACCCCAGTGATTGCCGCTTTGGCATCCTCTCCAACTGCAACCACACCTACTGTCTTAAGTGTATCCGCAGGTGGAGGACTGACAAACAGTTTGGCAACAGGATCGTCAAGTCCTGTCCACAGTGCAGGGTCACCTCCAACTTTGTCATTCCCAGTGAGTtctgggtggaggaggaggaagagaagcagaaactTATTCAGCAGTACAAGGAGGCAATGAGCAACAAGACTTGCAGGTATTTTGCTGAAAGCAGGGGTTTCTGCCCATTTGGAGAGAACTGTTTTTACAAGCACGCAGACCCTGAGGGCCCGGGAGAGGATCCTCAGAGGCAGGGTGCTGGGGAATCCGGTGCTCACTGCAGTCAACTTTTGGAGCCTACTCAGGTGGGAGAGGGTGAGATGCCCTTTAAAAGCGGTAAAAAAGAGCTTGTCATGCTTCGGCTGGCCAATCTGTTGtttaagtgttttctttcacTGGCAGATGATGAGCTTTCTTTCTCAGAGGACCAGTGGGACTTGCTTCATTATGAGctggaaaatttttttcagtttgaatcTGTGGCATTATGCTGTGGCATGTGGTCTGGTGTGCTAAGGCTCTGCCATCCGCTGttgcttgttttctgtttgtag